The following are encoded together in the Salvelinus alpinus chromosome 29, SLU_Salpinus.1, whole genome shotgun sequence genome:
- the LOC139559095 gene encoding macoilin-1-like produces the protein MKRRNADCSKLRRPLKRNRITEGIYSSTFLYLKFLVVWVLVLLADFVLEFRFEYLWPFWLFIRSVYDSFRYQGLAFSVFFVCVAFTSDIICLLFIPVQWLFFAASTYVWVQYVWHTERGVCLPTVSLWILFVYMEAAIRFKDLKNFHVDLCRPFAAHCIGYPVVTLGFGFKSYVSYRMRLRKQKEVQKENEFYMQLLQQALPPEQQMLQRQEREAEEAAMAKGVSSEVDLAPPVSQNGATPGKKTSVNSSVPLPELEYREKGRDGNSKEREGKQQQQHTIGINNNSILHTLDSTLQETEYMENTGGKRLNNDLGGGESTGNTHTPKEEVGGTGGGGGGGGKNYKNASGGGGATNSSPRNHSATNGSVPSSGSSNKNEKKQKSAGKGAAKDPVENCIPNNQLGKPDALVRLEQDVKRLKADLQASRQLESDLRSHLSSLTSQDRSLRSELGQLRQDNEMLQNKLYSAVQAKQKDKQTISQLEKRLKAEQEARALAEKQLADERKRKKVEEATAARAVALAAASRGECTESLRGRIRELETECKKLSIDMKLKEEHIRELEGKCQELRKYKENEKDMEVLMSALSAMQDKTQHLENSLSAETRIKLDLFSALGDAKRQLEIAQGQIHQRDQEIAELKQKIAEVMAVMPSISYSNDSSSLSPVTPHYSSKFMDNSPSSLDPNASVYQPLKK, from the exons ATGAAGCGGCGCAATGCGGACTGCAGCAAGCTCCGACGGCCGTTAAAACGGAACCGAATCACCGAGGGTATATATAGCAG tacgtTCCTGTATCTGAAGTTTCTGGTGGTGTGGGTGCTGGTGCTGCTGGCAGACTTTGTGTTGGAGTTCAGGTTTGAGTACCTGTGGCCCTTCTGGCTCTTCATACGCAGTGTCTATGACTCGTTCAGATACCAGGGGctg gctttcTCCgtgttctttgtgtgtgtggCGTTTACGTCTGACATCATCTGCCTCCTCTTTATCCCTGTCCAATGGCTGTTTTTCGCTGCCAGCACCTACGTCTGGGTCCAGTACGTCTGGCACACAG agagaggagtgtgtctACCCACCGTGTCGCTATGGAtactgtttgtgtacatggaagCTGCCATCCGCTTCAAGGACCTGAAGAACTTCCATGTGGACCTGTGTCGGCCCTTCGCTGCTCACTG TATTGGCTACCCCGTGGTGACTCTGGGCTTTGGCTTTAAGAGCTACGTCAGCTACAGGATGAGACTGAGGAAACAGAAAGAGGTGCAGAAGGAGAATGAGTTCTATATGCAGCTCCTACAGCAGGCTCTGCCCCCAGAGCAACAGATgctacagagacaggagagagaggcggaggagg CGGCCATGGCTAAAGGTGTGTCATCAGAGGTGGACCTAGCCCCTCCGGTCTCCCAAAACGGGGCTACTCCCGGCAAGAAGACCTCCGTTAACTCTTCTGTCCCCTTACCGGAACTGGAGTAccgggagaaagggagagacggCAACAGCAAGGAGCGGGAGggcaaacaacaacaacaacacacaataggaatcaacaacaacagtatcctccacacactggactccacattACAGGAGACAGAGTATATGGAGAACACGGGGGGGAAGAGACTGAACAACGACCTCGGAGGAGGAGAGAGCACgggcaacacacacactcccaaagaggaggtggggggaacagggggaggaggaggaggaggagggaagaactACAAAAACGCCAGCGGAGGCGGTGGGGCCACCAACTCCTCGCCTCGGAATCACAGCGCCACCAATGGGAGCGTTCCGTCGTCTGGCTCGTCCAATAAGAACGAGAAGAAGCAGAAGTCGGCGGGGAAAGGAGCAGCCAAGGATCCCGTGGAGAACTGCATTCCCAACAATCAACTGGGCAAGCCGGACGCCCTCGTgcg gttggaGCAGGATGTGAAACGGCTGAAGGCAGACCTGCAGGCGAGCCGTCAGTTGGAGTCAGATTTACgttctcacctctcctccctgacCAGCCAGGACAGGAGTCTGCGCTCAGAGCTGGGCCAGCTGCGACAAGACAACGAGATGCTGCAGAACAA gctctACAGTGCTGTCCAGGCCAAGCAGAAGGACAAGCAGACCATCTCCCAGCTAGAGAAGAGGCTGAAGGCAGAGCAGGAGGCGCGGGCGCTGGCGGAGAAACAGCTGGCTgacgagaggaagaggaagaaagtGGAGGAAGCCACCGCAGCCCGGGCTGTAGCACTAGCCGCAGCCTCCAG GGGTGAGTGTACTGAGTCCCTGCGTGGTCGGATCAGAGAGTTGGAGACAGAGTGTAAGAAACTCAGCATTGACATGAAACTCAAAGAAGAGCACATTAGAGAGCTGGAGGGGAAATGCCAG gagctgCGTAAATACAAGGAGAATGAGAAGGACATGGAGGTGTTGATGTCAGCTCTGTCGGCCATGCAGGATAAAACTCAGCACCTAGAGAACAGCCTGTCTGCTGAGACCAGGATCAAACTAGACCTCTTCTCTGCCCTGGGGGACGCCAAGAGACAGCTGGAGATCGCACAAG GTCAGATCCACCAGAGGGACCAGGAGATAGCAGAGTTGAAGCAGAAGATAGCTGAAGTGATGGCTGTGATGCCCAGTATCTCCTACAGCAACGACAGCAGCAGCCTCAGCCCTGTTACGCCACACTACTCCTCCAAGTTCATGGACAATAGTCCCTCTTCTCTGGATCCCAACGCTTCTGTCTACCAGCCACTCAAAAAGTga